Within the Clarias gariepinus isolate MV-2021 ecotype Netherlands chromosome 27, CGAR_prim_01v2, whole genome shotgun sequence genome, the region TTTACCTGATTTTGTGAAATGGTAAAATGGTCCTTTCAAACTTACACCAGTTGTCCTTCTCACAAGTGCACACGGAGAAGAATATATATCTGTCGGAGAGactgcattttttcccccagggTTTCCACTttgagcagctatgctcatgaAGTCTCTACATTCATCTACTTTACAATCATACAGCCGTTCTGGCAAACACTTTcgcacatgtacagtaagtctCACTCCATGAGAATGCTTTGTTGTCACAGTCCATTTTTGGGGTCAATGCACATCATTGGTTCTTCTCCATCATGCTGCTCCTTTTCATGCCTTCTCAAGTTTGAGGTGGTGGTGAAATTAATCTCACAAATGCGACAAACCCTGGTTCCTCGTTGGACTTGGTCAGTTGTAACAGTCGACAGAGAAGGTTGTTCCCCATCTGATAAGATCCATTCAATTTTAGACATGACTATTTCATTAATAAACCattattgaatatttaaagAGTTTAAATGTGATTGAACATGCTATTTGCATTGgaatttaagtaaaattactGAGCGTAAACatagctttaactttttttgtttttaaatgtgtataaataaaatttcagatGGCAGTTTAAATTTGTCAGTGTACTCACCAAAAGGGCTTGCTGTCACCGTCAGACCTGTTggggcaaaaaacaaacaaaaacaataaattacattaattataCAATACTTACAAATTGGTCAGAGCTACAAAttgtataatttaaaatgtacctaccatgatttttttttttttttaagtgggatTTGAAATAGTTtgatctgtttattattttggcacaTTTAGGGCAATGCCAATGGCT harbors:
- the si:ch211-10d23.5 gene encoding LOW QUALITY PROTEIN: myoneurin (The sequence of the model RefSeq protein was modified relative to this genomic sequence to represent the inferred CDS: inserted 1 base in 1 codon) — encoded protein: MEDKFSIPCYCPDRKCGKRSHWHCPKCAKIINRSNYFKSHLSLTVTASPFDGEQPSLSTVTTDQVQRGTRVCRICEINFTTTSNLRRHEKEQHDGEEPMMCIDPKNGXVTTKHSHGVRLTVHVRKCLPERLYDCKVDECRDFMSIAAQSGNPGGKNAVSPTDIYSSPLKKEDLTKACNILGVSASGSISDIINRLEELLLYKNVYPKMFVKLKKARGGV